The genomic DNA AGCCTCCTCTGGAAATTGGGGGAATCCTAAGCCATGGGCCGTCTTTGACGTCTATAGCTTTTTCATTGCGGAATACGCTATTCTGGCAGTTTGCGGAAGGCGGAGTGCGCTTCGACGAAGCCGGTACCATTCGCCCCTAAATTAACCAGTTTGTAACCGGACCGGCGGAACCTCTAGAGGCTTCCGAACGTTTACATAAATAAAGGAAATCGATCCAGGTTTTTTGTTCGGAGCATGCAATCCGTATGCTATATAGGATAAAATAAATTTTTGGACGAAAGATTTGCATTCCTCGACCGGCTTTAGAAGCCATGAGATAAAGTCTCTTTCCAACCGATTCAGTACGAAAAGGTTTGAAAATCGACTTTATCACTTGCTTCTCTGAGCTTTTGTATTCACCCTGGCCTTTGGACAGGGCTTATCACAATGCTTTTAGAGACATTAGGAATTGAATTCAACTTATGACGGGAACGCGTCATATATAAGAGTAGGAGTTTTGCTTCATTCAGTTCCGGCCGGGAAGCATCGGGTAGGATACGACGATGGGCCGCGGGTGTCCGGGACGGAATGAAGCAATGAGAACTGAGGTGAGCGGTCATGAAGTTTCGTGATTATTATGAGGTCTTGGGAGTACCGCGCACGGCTTCGGATGATGAGATCAAGAAAGCTTTTCGCCGCCTGGCTCGCAAATATCACCCGGATGTGAATCCCGGCGACAAATCGGCGGAAGAAAAGTTCAAGGAGGTCAATGAAGCCTATACGGTCCTGTCCGATGCCGAAAAGCGGCGGCGTTATGATCAATTGGGCCCCAACTGGCAGAACGGGGCCGACTTTACTCCGCCGCCGGGGTGGGAAGGTTTTGATGTCCGGTATGAAAATATGAACGATTTCTTCGGTTCCGGCCGCGGGACATATGATTTTAGCGATTTTTTTAACTCCCTGTTTGGGGGCGGAGTATTCGGGGGCAGGGGCGACGGCCGCCGCGGCAGCGCCCGGCCCACAGCCAGAGGCCAAAACCTCGAGGCGGAACTGCCTTTGACTCTTCAGCAGATCCATCGCGGCGGACCACACCCTTTCATCTATCAAACCGGGGAGAAACGCCAGTCCGTGGAGGTTAATATTCCCATCGGCGTCCGGGATGGAACCACCATCCGTTTGGCCGGCATGGGAATGCCTGGGCTGGGAAGAAGCCCGGCGGGTGATCTGTATTTGCGGGTGAAGGTGCAACCGGATCCCCGCTTCACGCTGAGCGGGCAGGACGATCTGCAGGTCGAGCTGCCTGTCGCCCCGTGGGAAGCGGTTTTGGGGGCTAAGGTGGCGGTGCCGACCATTGAAGGACGGGTCGAACTGACCGTTCCGGCCGGCTCCCAGGCCGGGCAGCGGATGCGTTTGCGGGGCCAGGGATTGAGCCGCGGGCAGGGCGGACGGGGTGATCAATACGTGAAATTGAAGATCGTGGTGCCAACCCATCCGACCGCGCGGGAGCAAGAGCTTTTCACCAGGCTGGCGGCGGAATCCCTGTTCCAGCCGCGGCCCAATGGACCGTAACTGAAAGCAGGAAGTGGATAGCAGCAGCCTTAAGGAGGTTTCGAACCAATGGATATCAACCGCATGACTGAAAAAGTGCAACAAGCGATAAGTGATGCGCAAAATATGGCGGTCCGCCTCAGCCATCAGCAGGTGGATGTGGAACACCTGTTTCAAGCCTTACTGGACCAGGACGGCGGCTTGGTGCCCGCGGTTTTCAATAAGGCCGGGGTCGACCCGGCGGCGCTGAACCGCCGGGTCCGCCAGGAATTGGACAGGTTGCCGAAGGTGACTGTCAGCGGTACGAGCGGCAGCGCTGAACATGTCTATATCACCGGCCGCCTGAACCGGCTCTTCGTATCCGCGGAGAGCGAGGCCAAACGGCTGAATGATGAGTACATCTCCGCGGAACACCTGCTGTTGGCCATGACTGCCGACGGCGGGACCAGCGGACGGCTCCTCAAAGAATTCGGCCTCAGTCGCGACCGGTTGGAGCGGGCCTTGAAAGAGGTCCGGGGCCATCAACGGGTCACCACCCAAAACCCGGAAGCCACTTATGAAGCCTTGGAAAAATACGGCCGGGATCTTACGCAGTTGGCGGCCGAATCCAGACTGGACCCGGTGATCGGCCGTGATGACGAGATCCGCCGGGTCGTTCAGGTGCTCTCCCGGCGGACCAAAAATAACCCGGTGCTCATCGGAGAACCGGGGGTCGGCAAGACCGCGATCGTGGAGGGGCTGGCCCAGCGGATCATCCGCGGCGACATCCCCGACGGCCTCAAGAAGAAACGGGTTGTCTCCCTGGATATGGGGGCCCTGATCGCTGGCGCCAAGTACCGCGGCGAATTTGAGGAACGGCTCAAGGCGGTCTTGAAAGAAGTTCAGCAATCGGACGGGGGAATCATCCTTTTCATCGATGAGCTGCATACGGTCGTCGGGGCCGGTAGGACCGAAGGAGCGATGGACGCCGGGAACCTGCTCAAGCCGATGCTGGCCCGGGGCGAGCTGCATTGTATCGGAGCGACCACCTTGGACGAGTACCGGAAGCATATCGAGAAAGATGCCGCGCTGGAACGGCGGTTTCAGACCGTGCTGGTCGATCAGCCGACCGTCGAAGACACCATTTCCATTCTGCGCGGTTTGAACCAACGTTACGAAGTCCATCACGGCGTCCGGATCAAAGATGCGGCACTGGTGGCGGCGGCGGTACTCTCCAACCGCTATATCTCCGATCGTTTTCTGCCCGACAAAGCCATCGACCTGGTGGACGAAGCCGCCGCCAAGCTTCGGACGGAGATCGACTCGATGCCGACCGAGTTGGACGAATTGCTGCGCCGGGTGATGCAATTGGAAATCGAGCGGGAAGCGCTGAAAAAAGAGACGGACCCGGCTTCCCGGGAGCGGCTGGAACGGCTCGAAAGGGAACTGGCCAATCTGAAGTCGGAATCGGATGCGCTGAAGGCGCGGTGGCAGACGGAGAAGGAAGGGGTGCACCGGCTGCGGCAGTTGCGCGAGGCCATCGAGAGCACCAAGGCAGCGGTGGAGCAGGCCGAGCTGCAATACGATCTGAACCGCGCCGCCGAGTTGAAATACGGCAAGCTGGCCGGTTTGGAAAAGCAACTTCAGGCCGCGGAGGGACAGCTCTCCCAGGAACAAGGCGTGGCCCGGATGATCAAGGAGGAGGTCGACGAGGAAGACATCGCCCAGGTGGTCAGTCGCTGGACCGGGATCCCGGTGGCCAAAATCATGGAGGGCGAGGTTCAAAAATTGTTGAATCTGGAGGAAGAATTACACCGCCGGGTGGTCGGCCAGGATGAAGCGGTGACCGCGGTCGCCGAGGCCGTAATCCGGGCCCGCTCCGGATTGAAGGATCCCAACCGGCCCATCGGCTCCTTCATCTTTCTCGGTCCCACGGGCGTGGGCAAGACGGAACTTGCCCGGGCTTTGGCTCAGTTCCTTTTCGATGACGCCAGCACCATGGTCCGGATCGACATGTCCGAGTACCAGGAGAAACATACCGTGGCGCGCCTGATCGGAGCGCCTCCCGGATATGTCGGCTATGAAGAGGGCGGCCAGCTGACCGAGGCGATCCGCCGCCGCCCCTATGCAGTGGTCCTGTTTGACGAGATCGAAAAGGCCCATTACGATGTCTTCAACGTTCTCCTGCAGCTGCTGGATGACGGACGGCTCACCGACGGGCAAGGCCGGACCGTTGATTTTAAGAATACCATTATCATCATGACCTCGAATATCGGCAGCCAGCGAATTCTGGAGTATGAGGGAGCGTTTGCGGGGACCGGTTACGAAGGGATGCGGCAAGCGGTTCTGGAAGAGATGCGCCATCATTTTCGGCCGGAATTTCTGAACCGGGTCGATGAGACCATTGTTTTCCATTCGCTCAGTCCAGAACATTTGAAAGCGATCGTGGACATTCATTTGGAAAACCTGCGGCAACGGCTGGTCGAACGCCAGATCCGTCTGGAACTGACCGAGGCGGCCAAAACGTATTTGGTCAAAACCGGTTACGACCCGCAATATGGGGCCCGCCCGTTAAAAAGGGCCATTCAAAAAGAGATCGAGACTCCGCTCGGCCGGTTGCTCTTACAAGGGACGGTCCTGAGCGGCCAGCGGGTCGTGGCGGATTACGACACCGGCCGGGAGGAGCTGACCTTTCGTTCGGAATAAACAGAAAAATTGAAACGCTCCGGGCCCGGAGGCAGAGCGATTCCGGGTCCGGTTCTACCGGGGACGACACCCTTGCAGCCTGGCAGATATTACGAATTACCCGTCGAATAAATGGGGAGTAGCGGGAGAATAATGGGGAGAGGTCCATTAGGCGACCTGTAGGGGTGAAATGATTGGACAAAAAGGTCTCTCTCACCATTGCGATTTTATGTTTGGTGCCTTTCATCATGGTTTTAGGCAATTCCATGCTCATTCCGGTATTGCCCAGCATTCAAAAAGAACTTCATGTGAATCTGGTTCAGGTGGGACTGCTGATTACCGTCTTCTCCATACCCGCGGGAATGGTGATTCCCTTTGCCGGGATGCTCTCGGATCGAATCGGCCGCAAAAAGGTGATGTTTCCGGCGCTGTTGGTCTATGGGGCAGGCGGAATCCTGGCGGGCTTATTCGCGATATGGTTCAAGGAGCAGGCATTCGCCTGGATTGTGGTGGCCCGGGTGATACAGGGCATGGGCGCTGGAGGAACCTATCAATTGAGCATGGCCTTGGCGGGGGATCTGATCCAATCCAATGAGCGGTCCAAAGTATTGGGTCTGTTGGAGGCCGCCAACGGCATTGGAAAAGTCGTCAGCCCCCTGGCCGGAGCGGCAGTCGCTCTGATTAGCTGGTATACTCCATTTTTTGTATACGGAGTTTTGGCCATTCCCGTTGCCTTCCTCATCCTGCTGCTGGTGAAGGAGGACACCCAGAAGCTCAAAGAGAAGGTACAGCCGATTCCGGAGTATTTAAAAAACTTGCTGACGATCCTGAAACAGAAATGGCTGCCGCTGTCGGTCTCCTTCGGAAGCGGGCTATTGGCGCTTTTTTCCCTTTTTGGGCTGCTGAGCTTTTATTCGGATATCCTTGAGAAACAATTCAAAATGAACGTCTTTTCCAGAGGTTTGATCCTGGCCATACCGGTCCTGGTGATGGCGATCACCGCCTATGTTTTGGGAACGGTCATGCAAAAGCAACTGGCGAAAATTCTTAAATGGGCGGCGGTGACCGGTCTGTTTTTGATAGGAGCCGGGCTCGTCTTGTTTTGTACGGCCAAAAGCGTCGTTTGGTATACCGCGACCGCCGCGGTTTTAGGGTTGGGAACCGGAGCGGTTCTTCCTTCCCTGAATACGTTGATCACCTCCGCCGCGCCCAAGACGGAGCGGGGTTTAATCACCTGCCTTTATGGGACCGTGCGTTTCTTCGGCGTGGCGATCGGCCCTCCACTGTTTGGGTATGCCGAAAAGATCTCAAAGCCGCCGGTCTTTTGGAGTACCGCCGGAGTGTGTGTCTTGTTGGGGTTGCTGTTTCTGTTCTTCGTAAACCCGGCCAAAATCATCCCCAAAGAGATTCAACAGCAAAGTTCGTCGCAGTCAAAGGGTTGATTCGGGGATGCTGAGGTTTCCTATTTCATGCCTCGGACTCTGTTAATCCAAGAAACAGGAGGTGATCACCGTGGCCAATCTCAACATGGACTTTCCCATCGTCGGCAAGATTCGGAGTGAACAAATTGCCAGTATCGAACAAGCGGTTCAAGAATTGCCGGGAGTCCAAAAAGTAAGGGTGGACTCCGAGCAAAACCATGTCAGCGTGGACTACACTCCGGGACTTGTAACCATCCAGCGGATGAAAGAAGCCATTGAGAGTCAGGGGTGCGACGTATCCGACCGCGGCGACGATTAATAAAGAGAGGGATCAGCCTCTCTTCTATTTTTTTCGTGTCAAAAGCCATGTGATAAAATCTCTTTCCAATTGGTCCAATCGCTGTGATCCTTCCGGCTTTTTAAGCCGGGTTTATCACAGCTCTTTTAAAAGCCATGTGATAAAGTCTTTCGAAACGGGAATCAGCTTGCAAAAGGAATTAAAACGACTTTATCCCTTGCTTCTCTGAGCTTTTGTGTTCACTCTGGCCTTCGGACAGGGTTTATCACAACGCTTTTAAGCGGAACAGCATACCATGCCCAATTTTAAAGAATTCTCGATATTGCCGAAGTCCATCACAAGTTCTCGAATCCAAAGGACCCCCCGGTCGTAATCGAGGTCAGTCACTTTAAAAATATGCACATCATCGAAGAGATCCGGCCCGGAAACCCCGTGCTCATCTTTGACCCATAATACCGGAATTTTACCTTTCATTCGTAATCCCAGTTCATCGGTTCCCATAAACCGAAGGTAAACCTCGGTTAGAATGCAGCGGGACTTAATGTGGCCTACTTTCAACATTACTTCTTCTCCGGTAATCAACATCCATTCACCCCCTCATTCAAAAGTCCTTGTTTCATAAATATTACCCTTTCATGTCAAAGGTTCGAAGTCCATGCTTTTCGTGCGAAAGGCACAACCGGCCCCGGAAAATTGGCCCGGGGCATAAAATGGCTGTTTTTTCCGGTTTTCTCACCCTTATCCTATGGAGTAAAATAGTGATAACTATCGCGGCTTCGACCCGGACTTTTCGAGAGCATTTGGTCCAAGCCGAATTCATGATGGAATGGAGCGGATTAAGGATGAAAAAATGGCTGATGGGATTGTTGGTGGCCGCTTTGGTGATGACCGGTTCTTTGAGTGTTTTGGCCAAACCGCATCGATTTTACGGGAGGCCGGAGAAACCTTATGCCGGCCGCAACCATCGGGTCCGGGAAGACGCCCGCTATGTCATTCACCGGACGGCCCAAACGATCTACGACGCACAACGCGCGGCTGAATTTGGCCGCCGCTATGACGGTTTGCGGTGGGCCATCGGTCATCAGCAACGCGCCCGGCAACTGTATGATGATGGGTGGTACCAGGACGCGATCTACCACTCCCTGCGAGCCAGGGATTTCGCGGTCCAAGTCATCCAGGCAAACCGGGAACGTCCCAGGCGGGAATTGTTCCTGAATGAGACCGAACGCCGTTACAGTCAGAATGCGCCTAAAAAAGATAAGCTCGATATCAAGCTGGACTTCGCCAAAGTAGGCGATGAGCTGAAATTAG from Hydrogenispora ethanolica includes the following:
- a CDS encoding DnaJ C-terminal domain-containing protein, yielding MKFRDYYEVLGVPRTASDDEIKKAFRRLARKYHPDVNPGDKSAEEKFKEVNEAYTVLSDAEKRRRYDQLGPNWQNGADFTPPPGWEGFDVRYENMNDFFGSGRGTYDFSDFFNSLFGGGVFGGRGDGRRGSARPTARGQNLEAELPLTLQQIHRGGPHPFIYQTGEKRQSVEVNIPIGVRDGTTIRLAGMGMPGLGRSPAGDLYLRVKVQPDPRFTLSGQDDLQVELPVAPWEAVLGAKVAVPTIEGRVELTVPAGSQAGQRMRLRGQGLSRGQGGRGDQYVKLKIVVPTHPTAREQELFTRLAAESLFQPRPNGP
- the clpB gene encoding ATP-dependent chaperone ClpB, giving the protein MDINRMTEKVQQAISDAQNMAVRLSHQQVDVEHLFQALLDQDGGLVPAVFNKAGVDPAALNRRVRQELDRLPKVTVSGTSGSAEHVYITGRLNRLFVSAESEAKRLNDEYISAEHLLLAMTADGGTSGRLLKEFGLSRDRLERALKEVRGHQRVTTQNPEATYEALEKYGRDLTQLAAESRLDPVIGRDDEIRRVVQVLSRRTKNNPVLIGEPGVGKTAIVEGLAQRIIRGDIPDGLKKKRVVSLDMGALIAGAKYRGEFEERLKAVLKEVQQSDGGIILFIDELHTVVGAGRTEGAMDAGNLLKPMLARGELHCIGATTLDEYRKHIEKDAALERRFQTVLVDQPTVEDTISILRGLNQRYEVHHGVRIKDAALVAAAVLSNRYISDRFLPDKAIDLVDEAAAKLRTEIDSMPTELDELLRRVMQLEIEREALKKETDPASRERLERLERELANLKSESDALKARWQTEKEGVHRLRQLREAIESTKAAVEQAELQYDLNRAAELKYGKLAGLEKQLQAAEGQLSQEQGVARMIKEEVDEEDIAQVVSRWTGIPVAKIMEGEVQKLLNLEEELHRRVVGQDEAVTAVAEAVIRARSGLKDPNRPIGSFIFLGPTGVGKTELARALAQFLFDDASTMVRIDMSEYQEKHTVARLIGAPPGYVGYEEGGQLTEAIRRRPYAVVLFDEIEKAHYDVFNVLLQLLDDGRLTDGQGRTVDFKNTIIIMTSNIGSQRILEYEGAFAGTGYEGMRQAVLEEMRHHFRPEFLNRVDETIVFHSLSPEHLKAIVDIHLENLRQRLVERQIRLELTEAAKTYLVKTGYDPQYGARPLKRAIQKEIETPLGRLLLQGTVLSGQRVVADYDTGREELTFRSE
- a CDS encoding MFS transporter translates to MDKKVSLTIAILCLVPFIMVLGNSMLIPVLPSIQKELHVNLVQVGLLITVFSIPAGMVIPFAGMLSDRIGRKKVMFPALLVYGAGGILAGLFAIWFKEQAFAWIVVARVIQGMGAGGTYQLSMALAGDLIQSNERSKVLGLLEAANGIGKVVSPLAGAAVALISWYTPFFVYGVLAIPVAFLILLLVKEDTQKLKEKVQPIPEYLKNLLTILKQKWLPLSVSFGSGLLALFSLFGLLSFYSDILEKQFKMNVFSRGLILAIPVLVMAITAYVLGTVMQKQLAKILKWAAVTGLFLIGAGLVLFCTAKSVVWYTATAAVLGLGTGAVLPSLNTLITSAAPKTERGLITCLYGTVRFFGVAIGPPLFGYAEKISKPPVFWSTAGVCVLLGLLFLFFVNPAKIIPKEIQQQSSSQSKG
- a CDS encoding heavy-metal-associated domain-containing protein; the encoded protein is MANLNMDFPIVGKIRSEQIASIEQAVQELPGVQKVRVDSEQNHVSVDYTPGLVTIQRMKEAIESQGCDVSDRGDD